From Methyloceanibacter stevinii, the proteins below share one genomic window:
- a CDS encoding LssY C-terminal domain-containing protein has translation MRLVILILQRLVVLGLGAVGIWLIVNVFQWVDGELPSVLALAATYALAAYVILPYIVRMGLMVLRHKHVPSFTITGDGLPGDPVNLALEGTFDELRAAFAKAGWHEADPLTLSSSWGMVRAFVLNASYPKAPFSTLYLFGRGQDIGFQKPIGNSPRKRHHVRFWAKCLTEAQTVDDVFWHGTNRPDTRERVLWVGAGTKDTGFSLTRLTFQITHATDSDTNAERDFIMAELSRHGTIGVVDLYEAGEELGAGKVNHYVTDGIIAVAPLTAEAAPPVA, from the coding sequence GTGAGACTCGTGATTCTGATCCTGCAGCGTCTGGTGGTCCTCGGCCTCGGCGCCGTTGGCATCTGGCTGATCGTCAACGTATTCCAGTGGGTCGACGGGGAACTGCCGTCGGTCCTCGCGCTCGCGGCCACCTATGCGCTCGCGGCCTACGTCATCCTTCCCTACATCGTGCGGATGGGCCTCATGGTCCTCCGGCACAAGCACGTGCCGAGTTTCACCATTACCGGCGACGGCCTGCCGGGCGATCCCGTCAACCTGGCCTTGGAGGGGACCTTCGACGAACTGCGCGCCGCCTTCGCAAAGGCGGGGTGGCACGAGGCCGACCCGCTCACGCTGTCGAGCTCCTGGGGCATGGTCAGAGCGTTCGTCCTGAACGCGTCCTATCCCAAGGCCCCATTCTCGACGCTCTACCTGTTCGGGCGCGGCCAGGACATCGGCTTCCAGAAGCCCATCGGAAACAGCCCGCGCAAACGCCACCACGTCCGGTTCTGGGCGAAGTGCCTGACCGAGGCCCAGACCGTGGACGATGTTTTCTGGCATGGCACCAACCGGCCCGACACCCGCGAGCGCGTCCTTTGGGTGGGAGCGGGCACCAAGGATACGGGCTTTTCGCTGACGCGCCTGACCTTCCAGATCACCCACGCGACCGACTCGGACACCAACGCCGAACGGGACTTCATCATGGCCGAGCTTTCCCGGCACGGCACGATCGGTGTCGTCGATCTGTACGAGGCGGGCGAGGAATTGGGGGCGGGAAAGGTCAACCACTACGTCACCGACGGGATCATTGCCGTCGCGCCGCTCACGGCGGAGGCGGCCCCGCCCGTGGCCTGA
- a CDS encoding outer membrane protein produces the protein MLQRFQGGAHMARALLLSVGVAAACAVPSVGLASGSPSISKLQESIAALEARVNALAPLEQRVKVLEARLKQLEAETVDRDSSGPPETALVMASLAGTGSEQSPMRVSSPANDMEPKRENDWSGLYWGASVGFGGTGSSSRYWNRHQSRSTQEWDSTSSNRSDGSTNSNTDLSRSIQDTTEYVSGRSAGTEWNNGALADIYLGASMHVTPRVVAGIQVEGGLSQMLFQSTIPEEKRSRRTTGRGSSSSSSSDGDTGQSKSTETDSENQTYTYDEHNKLELDWMVSVIGRAGYLATPNTLVYGLAGWSYGHFNVEDLPFSVGYGQISDFGSHGITVGGGLEQRLSSKWTLRAEYRYTNFGKERFSKSARLTNSSRSKGSSSSVEGGSCCDSYTYQSSSKSAQTQSYSYQDTYQSNGYFDNDMHVGRIGVTRYFTLGD, from the coding sequence ATGTTGCAGCGTTTTCAGGGCGGTGCTCACATGGCACGCGCGCTATTACTTTCAGTTGGGGTTGCCGCGGCCTGCGCAGTTCCATCGGTCGGATTGGCCAGCGGCTCACCGTCCATCTCAAAACTTCAAGAATCTATAGCCGCGCTTGAAGCGCGGGTGAACGCGCTCGCACCTTTGGAGCAACGGGTCAAAGTGCTCGAAGCGAGGCTGAAGCAGCTTGAGGCGGAAACCGTAGATCGCGATTCCTCGGGACCGCCTGAGACGGCTCTCGTCATGGCTTCCCTCGCAGGCACAGGCTCAGAACAAAGCCCAATGCGCGTATCCTCTCCTGCGAATGACATGGAGCCTAAACGCGAAAACGACTGGTCGGGGCTGTACTGGGGGGCATCCGTGGGCTTCGGCGGGACCGGCTCTAGTTCAAGATACTGGAACCGGCATCAATCGCGGTCCACGCAGGAATGGGACAGCACCAGCAGCAATAGGTCCGACGGTTCGACCAATTCGAATACCGATCTGAGTCGTAGCATCCAAGACACTACCGAGTACGTGTCTGGTCGAAGCGCCGGAACCGAATGGAACAACGGCGCGCTCGCGGATATCTATCTCGGCGCGAGCATGCACGTTACGCCGCGCGTTGTGGCCGGCATCCAAGTGGAAGGGGGCCTGAGCCAAATGCTGTTCCAGTCGACAATTCCGGAGGAGAAAAGAAGCAGGCGGACCACCGGAAGAGGGTCGTCGTCGTCCAGCTCAAGCGACGGAGACACCGGTCAATCAAAGAGTACCGAGACTGACTCCGAAAATCAGACCTATACATACGACGAACATAACAAGCTCGAACTCGACTGGATGGTATCGGTCATCGGCAGGGCCGGTTACCTCGCAACGCCGAATACGCTTGTCTACGGACTGGCTGGATGGTCCTACGGACACTTCAATGTCGAAGATCTCCCCTTTAGCGTCGGCTACGGCCAGATCTCAGACTTCGGATCTCACGGCATTACGGTGGGCGGCGGCCTCGAACAAAGACTCTCCTCGAAATGGACGCTTCGGGCAGAGTATCGCTACACGAACTTCGGCAAGGAGAGGTTCTCAAAGAGCGCTCGGTTGACCAACAGCTCCCGATCCAAGGGCTCCTCTAGCTCCGTCGAAGGCGGCTCGTGCTGCGACAGCTACACCTACCAGAGTTCGTCGAAGAGTGCCCAGACGCAGTCGTACAGCTATCAGGACACTTATCAATCCAACGGCTACTTCGACAACGATATGCACGTGGGTCGAATTGGGGTGACGCGCTACTTTACCCTCGGCGATTAG
- a CDS encoding 3-hydroxybutyrate dehydrogenase — MDLMTPEQGTAATQSLKDKVSLVTGSTSGIGLGIARALAAAGSAVVLNGFGDPDAIDAEQNAIAEEFGVPVTYSGADMSKPEDIEEMFKFILGEFGAIDVLVNNAGIQHVEPLETFPVAKWDAILAINLSSAFHTTRLALPGMVEKGWGRIINVASAHGLIASPFKSAYVAAKHGMVGLTKVTALEAAEKGITCNAICPGYVYTPLVEKQIGEQAAAHGIPREDVIRNVLLAGQPNKRFATVEELGGIALFLTSDAATSITGTTLSADGGWTAH; from the coding sequence ATGGATCTCATGACCCCCGAGCAAGGCACGGCCGCAACCCAAAGCCTGAAAGACAAAGTCTCCCTCGTCACCGGCTCGACCAGCGGTATCGGTCTTGGCATTGCCCGTGCGCTCGCGGCCGCCGGTTCCGCCGTGGTCCTCAACGGGTTCGGCGACCCCGACGCAATCGACGCGGAGCAGAACGCGATCGCCGAAGAATTTGGGGTGCCCGTGACCTATTCCGGCGCGGATATGTCCAAGCCCGAGGACATCGAAGAGATGTTCAAGTTCATCCTCGGCGAATTCGGCGCGATTGATGTTCTGGTCAACAACGCGGGCATCCAGCACGTCGAGCCGCTCGAGACGTTCCCGGTGGCCAAATGGGACGCGATCCTCGCGATCAACCTGAGCTCGGCCTTCCATACCACCCGGCTCGCGCTGCCGGGCATGGTCGAGAAGGGCTGGGGCCGGATCATCAATGTCGCCTCGGCCCATGGCCTCATCGCCTCGCCGTTCAAATCCGCCTATGTGGCGGCCAAGCACGGCATGGTTGGCTTGACGAAGGTCACGGCCCTGGAAGCGGCTGAAAAGGGCATCACCTGCAACGCCATCTGCCCCGGTTACGTTTACACGCCGCTCGTCGAGAAGCAGATCGGCGAACAGGCGGCAGCCCACGGCATCCCGCGCGAAGACGTCATCCGCAACGTTCTCCTTGCAGGCCAGCCCAACAAGCGCTTCGCGACCGTCGAGGAACTGGGCGGCATCGCGCTCTTCCTCACCTCGGACGCGGCCACCTCGATCACCGGCACCACCCTCTCCGCCGACGGCGGCTGGACGGCACACTAG
- the cydX gene encoding cytochrome bd-I oxidase subunit CydX gives MWYFAWLLGLPLAAMFAVVNAMWLEMQRDRMLTEQQGGGDRTGS, from the coding sequence ATGTGGTATTTCGCTTGGCTTCTCGGGCTGCCCTTGGCCGCGATGTTCGCGGTCGTGAACGCCATGTGGCTGGAAATGCAGCGCGACCGCATGCTGACCGAGCAGCAGGGCGGCGGCGACCGTACCGGCAGCTAG
- the cydB gene encoding cytochrome d ubiquinol oxidase subunit II, protein MILADLITYDVLRVIWWVLLGVLLIGFAMTDGFDMGVGALLPFVAKTDIERRIAINTVGPVWEGNQVWFILGGGAIFAAWPLVYAVSFSGFYLAMFAVLAALILRPVAFKYRSKRDGQAWRSTWDWALFVGGAVPALIFGVAVGNVLEGVPFRLSPELVSYYEGSSYLWKFLDLLNPFALLTGIVSVAMLLTHGAAWLALKAEDPVAARARSIGSVAGMVTIAGFALAGLWLAFGFQATPSWERSPTGRPTRLFSEVTRTSTWLTAYADRPWIVIAPILGFAGMIMAVRDLRSDHEVSTLLWSQLGIFGAISSVGLTMFPFILPSSFDPNSSLTVWDASSSHNTLFIMLIATVIFMPIVLAYTAWVYKVLWGKVTEAEVTGSSDSVY, encoded by the coding sequence ATGATCCTTGCCGACTTGATCACATACGACGTTCTTCGCGTCATTTGGTGGGTGCTTCTGGGCGTTCTCCTCATCGGGTTCGCGATGACGGACGGCTTCGACATGGGCGTTGGCGCACTTCTCCCCTTCGTGGCGAAGACCGACATCGAGCGCCGCATCGCCATCAACACGGTGGGCCCTGTCTGGGAAGGCAACCAAGTCTGGTTCATTCTTGGCGGCGGCGCGATCTTCGCGGCGTGGCCGCTCGTCTACGCGGTCAGCTTCTCCGGCTTTTATCTGGCGATGTTCGCCGTGCTCGCGGCACTCATCTTGAGACCCGTCGCGTTCAAATATCGCTCCAAGCGTGACGGACAGGCCTGGCGCAGCACCTGGGACTGGGCGCTGTTCGTCGGCGGCGCGGTCCCTGCTCTCATCTTCGGTGTCGCGGTCGGAAACGTCCTCGAAGGTGTGCCCTTCAGGCTGTCGCCGGAACTGGTCTCCTATTACGAGGGCAGCTCCTATCTTTGGAAATTCCTCGACCTGCTCAACCCCTTTGCGCTTCTGACCGGCATCGTGTCCGTGGCCATGCTGCTGACCCATGGCGCAGCCTGGCTTGCCCTGAAGGCCGAGGACCCCGTGGCCGCGCGGGCACGCTCCATCGGATCGGTAGCGGGCATGGTGACAATCGCCGGCTTTGCCTTGGCCGGCCTGTGGCTCGCCTTCGGCTTCCAGGCTACGCCATCGTGGGAGAGGTCGCCGACGGGCCGTCCAACCCGCCTCTTTTCCGAGGTGACGCGCACCAGCACATGGCTGACGGCCTATGCCGACCGGCCGTGGATCGTGATCGCACCGATCCTGGGCTTCGCCGGCATGATCATGGCCGTCAGGGATCTGCGCTCGGACCACGAAGTCTCCACGCTGCTGTGGTCGCAGCTCGGCATCTTCGGCGCCATCTCGTCCGTCGGACTGACGATGTTCCCCTTCATCCTGCCCTCGTCGTTCGATCCGAATTCCTCGCTGACCGTCTGGGATGCATCGTCGTCCCACAACACGCTGTTCATCATGCTGATCGCGACGGTCATCTTCATGCCGATCGTCCTCGCCTACACGGCCTGGGTCTACAAGGTCCTGTGGGGCAAGGTGACCGAGGCGGAGGTGACCGGTTCCTCCGACTCCGTTTACTAA
- a CDS encoding cytochrome ubiquinol oxidase subunit I, with protein sequence MELGVVELSRLQFAMTAMYHFLFVPLTLGLSIIIAIMETVYVMTGRPIWRQMTKFWGTLFGINFVLGVATGITMEFQFGMNWSYYSHYVGDIFGAPLAVEGLMAFFLEATFVGLFFFGWDKLSKVGHLTVTWLVALGSNLSALWILIANGWMQNPVGSVFNPDTMRMEMTSFYDVLFNPVAQAKFVHTVSAGYVTASVFVLGVSAWYLLKDRHVELARRSISVAAAFGLASALSVVVLGDESGYTASHTQKMKLAAIEAMWKTEKPPASFTLIGFPDQEARETHYAVHIPWVMGIIGTRSLTDPIPGIEELVAEAQKRIESGVVAYDALMQIRAEREAARASGIRPDRDPSAVTIAPELRKAFEDNSDNLGFALLLKRYVDDPAKATPEQIAKAANDTIPGVAPLFWAFRIMVGLGFLFIAFMAYFFWKSSFGGERYPRWALIFAVFLIPAPWIAAEMGWFVAEFGRQPWTVDGVLPTALSASQLSVQDLLITLAGFVTFYSILFIIEMALMIKYIRKGPFQDVEETEAWQAQHERRLGAMDEGALAAPAPAE encoded by the coding sequence ATGGAACTCGGTGTCGTCGAACTATCGCGACTGCAATTCGCGATGACCGCGATGTATCACTTTCTCTTCGTCCCGCTGACGTTGGGTCTGTCGATCATCATCGCGATCATGGAAACGGTCTATGTCATGACCGGCCGGCCGATCTGGCGGCAGATGACCAAGTTCTGGGGCACCCTGTTCGGCATCAACTTCGTTTTGGGCGTCGCGACGGGCATCACCATGGAATTCCAGTTCGGCATGAACTGGAGCTACTACAGCCACTATGTCGGCGACATTTTCGGAGCGCCGCTCGCCGTCGAGGGCCTTATGGCCTTCTTCCTCGAGGCGACCTTCGTAGGCCTTTTCTTCTTCGGCTGGGACAAGCTTTCGAAAGTCGGCCACCTCACGGTGACTTGGCTCGTGGCGCTCGGGTCGAACCTTTCCGCGCTCTGGATCCTGATCGCCAATGGCTGGATGCAGAACCCCGTCGGCTCCGTCTTCAATCCGGACACGATGCGGATGGAAATGACGTCGTTCTACGACGTCCTGTTCAACCCCGTCGCACAGGCCAAGTTCGTACACACTGTTTCGGCCGGCTATGTCACCGCTTCGGTCTTCGTCCTTGGCGTCTCGGCTTGGTACCTGCTCAAGGACCGCCATGTGGAACTGGCGCGCCGATCGATATCGGTCGCAGCCGCGTTCGGCCTCGCCTCAGCGCTGTCCGTCGTCGTACTTGGCGATGAATCGGGCTACACGGCCAGCCACACCCAGAAAATGAAGCTCGCCGCGATCGAGGCCATGTGGAAGACGGAGAAGCCGCCGGCCTCCTTCACGCTGATCGGCTTCCCCGATCAGGAAGCTCGCGAGACGCACTACGCCGTCCACATTCCCTGGGTCATGGGCATTATCGGCACGCGCTCCCTGACCGACCCGATTCCCGGCATCGAGGAACTCGTCGCCGAAGCGCAAAAGCGCATCGAAAGCGGCGTCGTGGCCTACGACGCGCTGATGCAAATCCGCGCCGAACGAGAGGCGGCCCGGGCAAGCGGTATTCGACCGGATAGAGACCCCTCCGCCGTGACGATCGCGCCGGAACTTCGCAAGGCGTTCGAGGACAATTCCGACAATCTCGGTTTTGCACTCCTGCTGAAGCGCTATGTGGACGATCCGGCCAAAGCCACGCCGGAGCAGATCGCGAAAGCCGCCAACGACACGATCCCCGGGGTCGCGCCGCTGTTCTGGGCGTTCCGCATCATGGTGGGCCTCGGCTTCCTGTTCATCGCCTTCATGGCCTACTTCTTCTGGAAGTCGAGCTTCGGCGGCGAGCGCTATCCGCGTTGGGCCTTGATCTTCGCGGTGTTCCTCATCCCAGCCCCTTGGATCGCGGCCGAGATGGGCTGGTTCGTTGCCGAGTTCGGCCGCCAGCCCTGGACGGTCGATGGGGTGCTGCCGACAGCGCTGTCCGCAAGCCAGCTCTCGGTGCAGGATCTGCTCATCACCTTGGCCGGATTCGTCACTTTCTACTCGATCCTCTTCATCATCGAGATGGCCCTGATGATCAAATACATCCGGAAAGGGCCGTTCCAGGACGTCGAGGAAACCGAAGCCTGGCAGGCGCAGCATGAGCGCCGGCTGGGTGCAATGGATGAGGGCGCTCTCGCCGCCCCGGCCCCCGCGGAGTAA